The following coding sequences are from one Rhipicephalus microplus isolate Deutch F79 chromosome 3, USDA_Rmic, whole genome shotgun sequence window:
- the LOC119161789 gene encoding uncharacterized protein LOC119161789 isoform X1 has product MFDTLSAEIQRWNIICACSLCAVWLAGFLTIYSATAFVILWSGVNYYLYRREENLRHRLSILGLIKHDKRERRRRSEVSQRAVCANSATPSRFGSVSFDYSRVTPGNSFDSLSRRSGELDRSAHGYSSPVLMSKSNIVNRSCQSTSTLAHGRKSHLDWLPVTTRRHPIQQEKYSVGSYPVVCLNKSPLPLAKPFSSPELIPAVKVKILPLTTSHVQNQTFGHSAASGEPEKQDPCSTESVIQALKERRKRAYQDGLDSTGLSPSPVQSSKRSRRESLCLPQMPPFTPVVTSVGGFGPPYLGSPSKNAVLRGPVPSSMVPTPEATFKRGRLCSTSSPPGSAKRHRNNAIAISYCSSKGILQQARNSQSQKRKAVPPDSTPLSKQTRKECRRPQSDEEESAEKIEDSSKENDVPSEGEVSKESTESEPVDSSKLRSRVKPLDWSTIEKKKVVYPEHIATLKEHENDQARDKQRLNRLLGGLQDVSDQANAEKTPVSAQADAEKRSALEKTPGLPTFGIPVGATTSATLVLGSTTNTVSVISSPVMSASSTVASPPQPDEEKNLPALSSAPATTMSTSVASTAPTASTAIVAPKPQLGAGFFSSNSTTSTASTTASKAVTQVVPASVPAAAASSTANPLLAALAKFTSPKATEATTTASPAASQLLPTPTSSAAASLSSTQASALSLPNATASTATTAPAPDKVKPAVGGFVFTGPSLGGNKPISSTASIAPAQPCFGTAAGATPALPSTPMFKANDTNAIMASAASLTPASFQFGSNTQIAKPTTSQGFLVTAPSTSEPFKFGSSGLPAAPSTTTNTTQATSPPLGGLKLGTVAPVGTPVSASLLQTSTSTLSGSGTSMFNFGAGPAPKLTATPLFGSVAAQAPATTGIGTQPASGGFTFGAGVSTASSTAATTQAGFSFSASSTTAASSGSGSVFKFGTQDQQPQQATASAPLSAATTTASLFSGAPFKFGTPVLKQEAAPAAPQPFSFGAASTPPATANSTPFAFGASNSGQAAANPFTFGTAATTTASSTSPFSFGAGAASTSAFSQLSATSPLFPSAAPVGQPSAAAAQPGGFQFGAAQNAFGASTNGLSNGISSNATAQPSVAASGLFKFGAANNSSVPSFNFGASQCGTNATPKPAFNFGAPAAASNLFSIGTTSSHSERPLARPRSKRITKK; this is encoded by the exons ATGTTTGATACACTCAGTGCCGAAATTCAACGTTGGAATATTATTTGTGCGTGCTCGTTGTGTGCCGTGTGGCTCGCGGGTTTCCTGACGATCTACTCTGCGACGGCGTTCGTCATTCTGTGGAGTGGAGTGAATTATTACCTGTACAGGCGGGAGGAAAACTTGCGCCACCGTCTATCGATACTAGGCTTAATAAAGCATGACAAACGTGAGCGGAGAAGACGAAGCGAGGTCTCGCAACGCGCGGTTTGTGCGAACAGCGCCACACCGTCGCGTTTCGGCAGTGTGTCGTTCGACTATTCGCGTGTGACACCCGGGAATAGTTTTGACTCTCTTTCGCGCCGCAGCGGCGAGCTGGACCGCAGTGCGCACGGCTACTCAAGTCCGGTGTTGATGAGCAAAAGCAACATTGTCAACCGATCGTGCCAAAGTACTTCAACGCTGGCGCATGGGAG GAAGTCTCATCTTGACTGGCTCCCTGTCACCACCCGACGGCACCCAATCCAGCAGGAGAAATACTCTGTGGGGAGCTATCCAGTGGTGTGTCTCAACAAGTCTCCACTGCCACTGGCCAAACCGTTTTCGTCGCCAGAATTGATACCGGCAGTGAAGGTCAAGATCTTGCCTCTGACAACGTCCCACGTGCAGAACCAGACATTTGG CCATTCAGCAGCAAGTGGCGAACCTGAGAAGCAGGACCCATGCTCCACAGAAAGTGTCATTCAAGCTCTTAAGGAGAGGAG GAAGCGAGCGTATCAAGATGGCCTCGACTCGACAGGCCTCAGCCCCAGCCCGGTGCAGAGCAGCAAGCGATCACGACGTGAAAGCCTCTGCCTACCCCAGATGCCACCATTCACACCAGTCGTGACATCAGTAGGCGGGTTCGGGCCTCCTTATCTGGGATCACCGAGCAAAAATGCGGTGTTGCGGGGCCCTGTGCCTTCTTCCATGGTGCCGACGCCTGAGGCGACCTTTAAGCGAGGCCGCCTGTGCTCCACGTCGAGTCCTCCTGGCTCGGCCAAGCGGCATCGCAACAACGCCATTGCCATCTCCTACTGCTCCAGCAAGGGAATCCTGCAGCAAGCG AGGAACAGCCAGAGCCAGAAGCGGAAAGCTGTACCACCTGACTCGACACCACTGTCAAAACAGACCAGAAAGGAATGCAG GAGACCTCAGTCTGATGAGGAAGAGTCAGCGGAAAAGATCGAAGACAGCAGTAAAGAA AATGATGTTCCCTCAGAAGGAGAAGTGTCAAAAGAGTCAACAGAAAGCGAGCCTGTTGATTCCTCCAAGCTGAGGAGCCGAGTCAAGCCCCTTGACTGGAGCACCATTGAAAAGAAG AAGGTGGTGTACCCGGAACACATTGCGACCCTGAAGGAACATGAGAATGACCAGGCCCGCGATAAGCAACGGCTCAACCGACTGTTGGGAGGGCTGCAGGACGTTAGCGACCAAGCGAATG CAGAAAAGACGCCAGTTTCCGCTCAGGCCGACGCAGAAAAACGCTCCGCCCTGGAGAAGACACCTGGCCTCCCTACGTTTGGCATTCCAGTTGGTGCAACGACCAGTGCGACTCTGGTGCTGGGGTCCACCACCAATACGGTGTCGGTGATCAGCAGCCCCGTTATGAGCGCGTCATCCACCGTGGCTTCACCGCCCCAGCCAGACGAAGAGAAAAATCTTCCGGCTCTCAGTTCGGCGCCAGCCACCACCATGAGCACATCTGTTGCATCCACCGCACCAACAGCAAGCACTGCTATAGTGGCACCGAAACCCCAGCTCGGTGCTGGCTTTTTCAGCTCGAACTCCACCACCAGTACTGCAAGTACGACTGCTTCGAAAGCAGTCACACAAGTTGTGCCAGCGTCAGTGCCTGCAGCCGCAGCTTCCTCTACGGCAAACCCACTATTGGCTGCCTTGGCGAAATTTACATCCCCAAAAGCTACAGAAGCCACTACAACTGCCTCTCCTGCTGCATCACAGCTCTTGCCAACCCCAACTAGCTCAGCGGCTGCGTCCCTTTCGTCGACGCAGGCGTCTGCACTGTCGCTGCCGAACGCCACAGCTTCCACTGCCACCACTGCTCCTGCTCCCGACAAAGTAAAACCTGCAGTGGGAGGCTTCGTTTTTACGGGGCCATCACTCGGAGGCAACAAGCCGATTTCAAGTACAGCTTCGATTGCTCCAGCACAGCCGTGTTTCGGAACGGCAGCTGGTGCAACTCCTGCGCTGCCATCAACGCCCATGTTTAAAGCCAACGACACAAACGCTATTATGGCAAGCGCCGCTTCACTGACTCCGGCATCTTTCCAGTTTGGCTCCAACACACAAATAGCAAAACCAACCACATCGCAGGGCTTCCTGGTCACTGCACCGTCGACATCGGAGCCATTCAAATTTGGCTCGAGCGGGTTACCTGCTGCACCTTCTACCACAACAAATACCACGCAGGCCACAAGCCCGCCATTGGGGGGGCTCAAGTTGGGCACAGTGGCACCTGTTGGCACTCCAGTTTCGGCATCACTGTTGCAGACATCTACTTCAACATTGAGCGGATCGGGCACCAGTATGTTCAACTTTGGGGCTGGCCCTGCACCGAAATTGACTGCAACACCACTCTTTGGCTCAGTGGCTGCGCAGGCGCCGGCAACAACTGGTATCGGCACTCAACCTGCTAGCGGCGGCTTCACGTTCGGAGCCGGCGTTTCGACTGCCAGTAGCACCGCCGCAACTACGCAAGCCGGGTTTTCTTTCAGTGCAAGTAGTACCACTGCTGCCTCTTCTGGAAGTGGTTCGGTCTTCAAATTCGGCACACAGGACCAGCAACCACAGCAGGCAACCGCTTCAGCTCCGCTTTCAGCGGCGACAACCACAGCCTCGTTGTTTTCGGGAGCACCGTTCAAGTTTGGGACGCCTGTTCTGAAGCAGGAGGCGGCACCAGCAGCACCCCAACCGTTCAGCTTTGGGGCGGCAAGCACCCCACCTGCTACGGCAAATAGCACTCCTTTTGCATTCGGAGCAAGCAATTCTGGGCAGGCAGCTGCCAATCCCTTCACATTTGGCACGGCTGCCACTACAACCGCATCGAGCACTTCACCTTTCTCCTTCGGGGCTGGCGCGGCCAGCACGTCCGCTTTCTCCCAGTTGAGCGCCACTTCGCCACTCTTCCCCAGCGCAGCACCCGTTGGCCAACCTTCTGCGGCGGCGGCTCAGCCTGGCGGATTCCAATTTGGCGCAGCACAGAATGCGTTTGGTGCTTCCACCAACGGCTTGAGCAATGGCATCTCGAGCAATGCCACAGCCCAGCCCAGTGTTGCAGCTTCAGGACTGTTCAAGTTTGGCGCGGCCAACAACTCGTCGGTGCCGTCGTTCAACTTTGGAGCGTCGCAGTGTGGAACTAATGCCACTCCCAAGCCAGCTTTCAACTTTG
- the LOC119161789 gene encoding uncharacterized protein LOC119161789 isoform X2: MFDTLSAEIQRWNIICACSLCAVWLAGFLTIYSATAFVILWSGVNYYLYRREENLRHRLSILGLIKHDKRERRRRSEVSQRAVCANSATPSRFGSVSFDYSRVTPGNSFDSLSRRSGELDRSAHGYSSPVLMSKSNIVNRSCQSTSTLAHGRKSHLDWLPVTTRRHPIQQEKYSVGSYPVVCLNKSPLPLAKPFSSPELIPAVKVKILPLTTSHVQNQTFGHSAASGEPEKQDPCSTESVIQALKERRKRAYQDGLDSTGLSPSPVQSSKRSRRESLCLPQMPPFTPVVTSVGGFGPPYLGSPSKNAVLRGPVPSSMVPTPEATFKRGRLCSTSSPPGSAKRHRNNAIAISYCSSKGILQQARNSQSQKRKAVPPDSTPLSKQTRKECRRPQSDEEESAEKIEDSSKENDVPSEGEVSKESTESEPVDSSKLRSRVKPLDWSTIEKKKVVYPEHIATLKEHENDQARDKQRLNRLLGGLQDVSDQANEKTPVSAQADAEKRSALEKTPGLPTFGIPVGATTSATLVLGSTTNTVSVISSPVMSASSTVASPPQPDEEKNLPALSSAPATTMSTSVASTAPTASTAIVAPKPQLGAGFFSSNSTTSTASTTASKAVTQVVPASVPAAAASSTANPLLAALAKFTSPKATEATTTASPAASQLLPTPTSSAAASLSSTQASALSLPNATASTATTAPAPDKVKPAVGGFVFTGPSLGGNKPISSTASIAPAQPCFGTAAGATPALPSTPMFKANDTNAIMASAASLTPASFQFGSNTQIAKPTTSQGFLVTAPSTSEPFKFGSSGLPAAPSTTTNTTQATSPPLGGLKLGTVAPVGTPVSASLLQTSTSTLSGSGTSMFNFGAGPAPKLTATPLFGSVAAQAPATTGIGTQPASGGFTFGAGVSTASSTAATTQAGFSFSASSTTAASSGSGSVFKFGTQDQQPQQATASAPLSAATTTASLFSGAPFKFGTPVLKQEAAPAAPQPFSFGAASTPPATANSTPFAFGASNSGQAAANPFTFGTAATTTASSTSPFSFGAGAASTSAFSQLSATSPLFPSAAPVGQPSAAAAQPGGFQFGAAQNAFGASTNGLSNGISSNATAQPSVAASGLFKFGAANNSSVPSFNFGASQCGTNATPKPAFNFGAPAAASNLFSIGTTSSHSERPLARPRSKRITKK; the protein is encoded by the exons ATGTTTGATACACTCAGTGCCGAAATTCAACGTTGGAATATTATTTGTGCGTGCTCGTTGTGTGCCGTGTGGCTCGCGGGTTTCCTGACGATCTACTCTGCGACGGCGTTCGTCATTCTGTGGAGTGGAGTGAATTATTACCTGTACAGGCGGGAGGAAAACTTGCGCCACCGTCTATCGATACTAGGCTTAATAAAGCATGACAAACGTGAGCGGAGAAGACGAAGCGAGGTCTCGCAACGCGCGGTTTGTGCGAACAGCGCCACACCGTCGCGTTTCGGCAGTGTGTCGTTCGACTATTCGCGTGTGACACCCGGGAATAGTTTTGACTCTCTTTCGCGCCGCAGCGGCGAGCTGGACCGCAGTGCGCACGGCTACTCAAGTCCGGTGTTGATGAGCAAAAGCAACATTGTCAACCGATCGTGCCAAAGTACTTCAACGCTGGCGCATGGGAG GAAGTCTCATCTTGACTGGCTCCCTGTCACCACCCGACGGCACCCAATCCAGCAGGAGAAATACTCTGTGGGGAGCTATCCAGTGGTGTGTCTCAACAAGTCTCCACTGCCACTGGCCAAACCGTTTTCGTCGCCAGAATTGATACCGGCAGTGAAGGTCAAGATCTTGCCTCTGACAACGTCCCACGTGCAGAACCAGACATTTGG CCATTCAGCAGCAAGTGGCGAACCTGAGAAGCAGGACCCATGCTCCACAGAAAGTGTCATTCAAGCTCTTAAGGAGAGGAG GAAGCGAGCGTATCAAGATGGCCTCGACTCGACAGGCCTCAGCCCCAGCCCGGTGCAGAGCAGCAAGCGATCACGACGTGAAAGCCTCTGCCTACCCCAGATGCCACCATTCACACCAGTCGTGACATCAGTAGGCGGGTTCGGGCCTCCTTATCTGGGATCACCGAGCAAAAATGCGGTGTTGCGGGGCCCTGTGCCTTCTTCCATGGTGCCGACGCCTGAGGCGACCTTTAAGCGAGGCCGCCTGTGCTCCACGTCGAGTCCTCCTGGCTCGGCCAAGCGGCATCGCAACAACGCCATTGCCATCTCCTACTGCTCCAGCAAGGGAATCCTGCAGCAAGCG AGGAACAGCCAGAGCCAGAAGCGGAAAGCTGTACCACCTGACTCGACACCACTGTCAAAACAGACCAGAAAGGAATGCAG GAGACCTCAGTCTGATGAGGAAGAGTCAGCGGAAAAGATCGAAGACAGCAGTAAAGAA AATGATGTTCCCTCAGAAGGAGAAGTGTCAAAAGAGTCAACAGAAAGCGAGCCTGTTGATTCCTCCAAGCTGAGGAGCCGAGTCAAGCCCCTTGACTGGAGCACCATTGAAAAGAAG AAGGTGGTGTACCCGGAACACATTGCGACCCTGAAGGAACATGAGAATGACCAGGCCCGCGATAAGCAACGGCTCAACCGACTGTTGGGAGGGCTGCAGGACGTTAGCGACCAAGCGAATG AAAAGACGCCAGTTTCCGCTCAGGCCGACGCAGAAAAACGCTCCGCCCTGGAGAAGACACCTGGCCTCCCTACGTTTGGCATTCCAGTTGGTGCAACGACCAGTGCGACTCTGGTGCTGGGGTCCACCACCAATACGGTGTCGGTGATCAGCAGCCCCGTTATGAGCGCGTCATCCACCGTGGCTTCACCGCCCCAGCCAGACGAAGAGAAAAATCTTCCGGCTCTCAGTTCGGCGCCAGCCACCACCATGAGCACATCTGTTGCATCCACCGCACCAACAGCAAGCACTGCTATAGTGGCACCGAAACCCCAGCTCGGTGCTGGCTTTTTCAGCTCGAACTCCACCACCAGTACTGCAAGTACGACTGCTTCGAAAGCAGTCACACAAGTTGTGCCAGCGTCAGTGCCTGCAGCCGCAGCTTCCTCTACGGCAAACCCACTATTGGCTGCCTTGGCGAAATTTACATCCCCAAAAGCTACAGAAGCCACTACAACTGCCTCTCCTGCTGCATCACAGCTCTTGCCAACCCCAACTAGCTCAGCGGCTGCGTCCCTTTCGTCGACGCAGGCGTCTGCACTGTCGCTGCCGAACGCCACAGCTTCCACTGCCACCACTGCTCCTGCTCCCGACAAAGTAAAACCTGCAGTGGGAGGCTTCGTTTTTACGGGGCCATCACTCGGAGGCAACAAGCCGATTTCAAGTACAGCTTCGATTGCTCCAGCACAGCCGTGTTTCGGAACGGCAGCTGGTGCAACTCCTGCGCTGCCATCAACGCCCATGTTTAAAGCCAACGACACAAACGCTATTATGGCAAGCGCCGCTTCACTGACTCCGGCATCTTTCCAGTTTGGCTCCAACACACAAATAGCAAAACCAACCACATCGCAGGGCTTCCTGGTCACTGCACCGTCGACATCGGAGCCATTCAAATTTGGCTCGAGCGGGTTACCTGCTGCACCTTCTACCACAACAAATACCACGCAGGCCACAAGCCCGCCATTGGGGGGGCTCAAGTTGGGCACAGTGGCACCTGTTGGCACTCCAGTTTCGGCATCACTGTTGCAGACATCTACTTCAACATTGAGCGGATCGGGCACCAGTATGTTCAACTTTGGGGCTGGCCCTGCACCGAAATTGACTGCAACACCACTCTTTGGCTCAGTGGCTGCGCAGGCGCCGGCAACAACTGGTATCGGCACTCAACCTGCTAGCGGCGGCTTCACGTTCGGAGCCGGCGTTTCGACTGCCAGTAGCACCGCCGCAACTACGCAAGCCGGGTTTTCTTTCAGTGCAAGTAGTACCACTGCTGCCTCTTCTGGAAGTGGTTCGGTCTTCAAATTCGGCACACAGGACCAGCAACCACAGCAGGCAACCGCTTCAGCTCCGCTTTCAGCGGCGACAACCACAGCCTCGTTGTTTTCGGGAGCACCGTTCAAGTTTGGGACGCCTGTTCTGAAGCAGGAGGCGGCACCAGCAGCACCCCAACCGTTCAGCTTTGGGGCGGCAAGCACCCCACCTGCTACGGCAAATAGCACTCCTTTTGCATTCGGAGCAAGCAATTCTGGGCAGGCAGCTGCCAATCCCTTCACATTTGGCACGGCTGCCACTACAACCGCATCGAGCACTTCACCTTTCTCCTTCGGGGCTGGCGCGGCCAGCACGTCCGCTTTCTCCCAGTTGAGCGCCACTTCGCCACTCTTCCCCAGCGCAGCACCCGTTGGCCAACCTTCTGCGGCGGCGGCTCAGCCTGGCGGATTCCAATTTGGCGCAGCACAGAATGCGTTTGGTGCTTCCACCAACGGCTTGAGCAATGGCATCTCGAGCAATGCCACAGCCCAGCCCAGTGTTGCAGCTTCAGGACTGTTCAAGTTTGGCGCGGCCAACAACTCGTCGGTGCCGTCGTTCAACTTTGGAGCGTCGCAGTGTGGAACTAATGCCACTCCCAAGCCAGCTTTCAACTTTG